CACCTTGCTTTGTTATTGTTGAATGGTTAGAAAAGGCTGTACCTGACTAAAAAGCCACAAGGCTCTGTCTCGATGAAAAAAAATGTTCTGTCTGTTTAATGTGCGATGGAACAGCAACCActttaagagcaagtataataaggggCTGACATGGAGGAGAAATGGAAGGAGAGAAGTGGGCGGTAAGCTTATAGCCAGCTTATGCACAGGAACCAAGAAAGTTATGTGAGACAGACAAGTGAGCTATAAACTGGCTAACTATTAGACGAGTGGGCTAATAGATTGGAAGTTTTCATACAGCCAGCAGTccgctgtattattagccttgttcTAACCAATCCAACAAGGACCTGTGCAGAAGCCAGCTgacataggccccgttcgcttggaggaatctggatgaatctggagaaatttgtgagaggaaaatactatttcGGATAAAAAAAATggatcaagccaggtttaagggCACACGAACGGGGCCATAACTCTAAGCTAGTAAGCTTACATTAAATGTTTTAGAATCTTCTAACTACATATCTTTATAATTTGTTTAAAAACTACCCACATTATGAATATCTGATGTTAAATCCCTGAATCCTTTCATAAGTCAATCCTAAATGAGATTTGTCTACCAAcccacagcctgttcgtttggctgtggcttatcgtaaacgatcgtaaattttcagtcggaacagtatttttctctcacacaaaccagccagcagtacttacttcttcacgaaccagccaaccgaacaggtcgCCAACTGTCTGCAACTATGCCATTACCTTACTAAGGCTAAAAACCAAGTGCCAAGTTtgaccaacaagcatttctttcCCAGAGGACTGATGAAAACAAAAATTGTCTGAACATAGCTTTATTTCATAGTATATAAGAAGCAGTTCACCATATACCAAGTATCATGATTCATGACTCATGAGTAAGAGCCTAGATTATTTCGAGCAAGTGAACAAAAAGCGAGTGAAAGAGCTAGCTGTTCACCGACTGCGTGCGGCGTAGATAAAGGAAGCAGCTGCTAACACGGTTGTGGTAGCCGGACCCAGCCACGTCCAGACCACATTGTCCCCCCTGCGATCCGCCTCGGGGACTGCGAGCTGCAGCAGCTCAAGCTCCCCAGTCAAGTCATTGATTTGTTTGTCCCTGTCTGCAACATCTGCCTTCAGTACCCCAATCTCACGATCATTGTCTCTGTTATAGGACTCAAGCTCCTGAATTTTGAACTTCAGCTTCTCTGCTTCAGCTTTCTCCTGCTCAAGTTCTTTCAGAACCAAACTTTTCTCATCTTCGAGGGAGGAAGACTTCCCATCAAGATCATCGCAGAGAGCACGCAGCTCATCCATTTCACTGTGGAGCTTCTTCAGTCCATCCCTCAACTTTGCAGCCTCAGCATCTTTAGCATGTACCATGCCTAAAGCATCATCTTTCTCAGCCTGAATCCTGTCAATGCTCCCTTTCAGCATCTCCAATTCAGCCTGGATCATTTTCTTCTCAGAGTCATGTGCCGCAGCAGCTGCTTCTTTCGTCTTCACCACTTGGTCAATCTCACTTTGGAGCCTAGCCACTTCAGCAACCACAACAATCTGCTTCTGATCCAGCTCCGCAAGCAAGGTTTGGAGCTTCTCCACCTCCTCGTTGGTAGCAGCCATCTCCGTCTCCATCTCGTGCACTTCAGACTCTAATTCATGGTTCCTAGCAACAGCCGCTGAGAGCTCTGCCTCCAAAGAATCCACCTTCGTCTCCAATTCCACCTTCCTGGATTGCAGAGCCTCCAATTCCTTCAATTGATTCTCAAGCTTCACCTCCATCTCCTGCTTGTAAACCTCGCCTTCCTTCTTGAACTCGTTGAAGGTTGATTCCAGCACTTCCTTCTGCgattggacatcacgagctgaCGCGATCATAGCCTCCAATTGGCTCCCCAATTCGCTCATCTCCGCGCGCAGGTCCGAGCTCTGGGCCTCCAATCCGGCAACCACGGCCTCCAATCGGGCGACTTCctgtgccgccgcctccgcctcgttCTCCTTCGCACGAAGGTGCTCCGAGAGCTGCCCGTTCACCGCAGCCTCGGCGGCGGTGCTGGCCTCGCGCGCCGCCTCCTCCTGGGCGCGGTCGAGCGAGTCCCGCGCCGCCGCGAGGCGCTCCAGCAGCGCGGCGCGCTCCTCCTCCGCGGCCCTGAGCGGGGCCGAGACGGCCGCGAGCAGCACCGCGCGCTCCGCGTCCGCGAgcgcggcggcgtcggcggcgagctCTGCGAGCCGCGCCTCCAGCGCCGCCACCCGCTTCCGCTCCTCGTCGGCCGCGCTGACGAGGATGCCGTTGAGGCGCTTCAGCGTCCCGGCGGCCTCCACGTCGCCGCTCTCCGGTGGCGAAGAGTCCCGCCTTGGCTCGTCCAgctccaccaccgccgtcgcgtcCCCGTTGGCCGCGGCGGCCTCGCCGGCGTCGGTTCCCTCCGCAGGAGCCGGCGGCGGTGCCTGATGATGCTCCCCGCCGGGCGCCTCCGCGGAAGCCATGGCGTAGTCGGCGTCGGGAGCCACGGCGGCTGAGCGCTTGCACTTCCTGCTGCTCCTGCCCATGGCCGCCGGGTGACGTGTCCCTAATAAGCCCCCGTCGGCGCGGCAAGGCTGCCACCTAAATAGCTCGGGGCCGGGGTGACCGATGCCTGGGTCCCGGCGGCGGGAGACCGAGCGGTCAGTGGGCGGCAGGTCCGGGAGGCGGAGAGGGTGGCGCGACCGTTGGGAAGCGTGAATTCGAAACGGGCGGCCACGAAGCGCTGGAGCTTAACGCCTCCCGGGGCCCACCCGCACGCGTGCCATGCATGGTGGAGGGAGGGGATGCAAAAAGCGCTTCAGTGGATCGCGTGTGGAGAGGCACACGTGTGGCGATTCGTGCGTCTCCGATGCGCGCCACTGGGTGCGGGACCAGCGAGTGGTTTGAGTGGAACGTTGCCACATTGGGTGGCAGTGGGTTTTGGTGATCGAAAGCGCAAGGGGTGATGGGGAACTTGGATTCTGATGCGAGCGCACCACGGTCATCATTACTAGTATCAAGTACTGAATATTTTAGACGGGTT
This sequence is a window from Miscanthus floridulus cultivar M001 chromosome 10, ASM1932011v1, whole genome shotgun sequence. Protein-coding genes within it:
- the LOC136485558 gene encoding uncharacterized protein, which gives rise to MGRSSRKCKRSAAVAPDADYAMASAEAPGGEHHQAPPPAPAEGTDAGEAAAANGDATAVVELDEPRRDSSPPESGDVEAAGTLKRLNGILVSAADEERKRVAALEARLAELAADAAALADAERAVLLAAVSAPLRAAEEERAALLERLAAARDSLDRAQEEAAREASTAAEAAVNGQLSEHLRAKENEAEAAAQEVARLEAVVAGLEAQSSDLRAEMSELGSQLEAMIASARDVQSQKEVLESTFNEFKKEGEVYKQEMEVKLENQLKELEALQSRKVELETKVDSLEAELSAAVARNHELESEVHEMETEMAATNEEVEKLQTLLAELDQKQIVVVAEVARLQSEIDQVVKTKEAAAAAHDSEKKMIQAELEMLKGSIDRIQAEKDDALGMVHAKDAEAAKLRDGLKKLHSEMDELRALCDDLDGKSSSLEDEKSLVLKELEQEKAEAEKLKFKIQELESYNRDNDREIGVLKADVADRDKQINDLTGELELLQLAVPEADRRGDNVVWTWLGPATTTVLAAASFIYAARSR